Proteins from a genomic interval of Burkholderia cepacia GG4:
- a CDS encoding protein adenylyltransferase SelO codes for MSFSRSAAAMADTLPDLAATLGAPAEGAFVQLGDAFHTRLPAAPLPAPYVVGFSDEVAQLLGLPASLAAQPGFAELFAGNPTRDWPAHAMPYASVYSGHQFGVWAGQLGDGRALTIGELSGADGQRYELQLKGGGRTPYSRMGDGRAVLRSSIREFLCSEAMHHLGIPTTRALTVIGSDQPVVREEIETSAVVTRVSESFVRFGHFEHFFSNDRPDLLRQLADHVIDRFYPACRDADDPYLALLEAATLRTADLVAQWQAVGFCHGVMNTDNMSILGMTIDYGPFGFVDAFDANHICNHSDTSGRYAYRMQPRIAHWNCYCLAQALLPLIGLQHGIADDDARAERAVEDAQAVLAKFPERFGPALERAMRAKLGLELERENDAELANKLLETMHASRADFTLTFRRLAQLSKHDASRDAPVRDLFIDRDAFDAWANLYRARLSEETRDDVARATAMNRVNPKYVLRNHLAEVAIRRAKEKDFSEVERLAQVLRRPFDEQPEHEAYAALPPDWAGSLEVSCSS; via the coding sequence ATGTCGTTTTCCCGAAGCGCAGCCGCTATGGCTGACACCCTCCCCGACCTCGCCGCCACGCTCGGCGCGCCAGCCGAAGGCGCGTTCGTGCAGCTCGGCGATGCGTTTCATACGCGGCTGCCGGCCGCGCCGCTACCCGCGCCGTACGTGGTCGGCTTTTCCGACGAAGTCGCGCAGTTGCTCGGACTACCGGCATCGCTCGCGGCACAACCCGGATTCGCCGAGCTGTTCGCCGGCAACCCGACGCGCGACTGGCCCGCGCACGCGATGCCGTATGCGTCGGTGTATTCCGGTCACCAGTTCGGCGTGTGGGCCGGCCAGCTCGGCGATGGCCGCGCGCTGACGATCGGCGAACTGTCCGGCGCCGACGGCCAGCGCTACGAACTGCAACTCAAGGGCGGTGGCCGCACGCCGTATTCGCGAATGGGCGACGGCCGCGCGGTGCTGCGTTCGTCGATCCGCGAATTCCTGTGCTCGGAAGCGATGCATCACCTCGGCATTCCGACCACGCGCGCGCTCACGGTGATCGGCTCCGACCAGCCGGTGGTGCGCGAGGAGATCGAGACGTCGGCCGTCGTCACGCGCGTGTCGGAGAGCTTCGTGCGCTTCGGCCACTTCGAGCACTTCTTCTCGAACGATCGCCCCGACCTGCTGCGCCAGCTCGCCGATCACGTGATCGACCGCTTCTATCCGGCATGCCGCGACGCCGACGATCCGTACCTCGCGCTGCTCGAAGCCGCGACGCTGCGCACGGCCGACCTCGTTGCGCAATGGCAGGCGGTGGGCTTCTGCCACGGCGTGATGAACACCGACAACATGTCGATCCTCGGCATGACGATCGACTACGGCCCGTTCGGCTTCGTCGATGCGTTCGATGCGAACCACATCTGCAACCACTCCGACACGAGCGGCCGCTACGCGTACCGGATGCAGCCGCGCATCGCACACTGGAACTGCTACTGCCTCGCGCAGGCGCTGCTGCCGCTGATCGGGCTGCAGCACGGGATCGCCGACGACGATGCGCGCGCCGAGCGCGCGGTCGAGGACGCGCAGGCCGTGCTCGCGAAGTTTCCGGAACGCTTCGGCCCCGCGCTCGAGCGCGCGATGCGCGCGAAGCTCGGCCTCGAGCTCGAACGCGAGAACGACGCGGAGCTCGCGAACAAGCTGCTCGAAACGATGCATGCGAGCCGTGCCGACTTCACGCTGACGTTCCGCCGGCTCGCGCAGCTGTCGAAGCACGACGCGAGCCGCGACGCGCCGGTGCGCGACCTGTTCATCGATCGCGACGCGTTCGACGCGTGGGCGAACCTCTACCGCGCGCGGCTGTCCGAGGAAACACGCGACGACGTGGCCCGTGCCACCGCGATGAACCGCGTGAACCCGAAATACGTGCTGCGCAACCATCTGGCCGAAGTCGCGATCCGGCGCGCGAAGGAAAAGGATTTTTCCGAAGTCGAGCGACTCGCGCAGGTACTGCGCCGGCCGTTCGACGAACAACCGGAACATGAAGCGTATGCGGCATTGCCGCCCGACTGGGCCGGGTCGCTCGAAGTGAGCTGCTCGTCGTGA
- the msrB gene encoding peptide-methionine (R)-S-oxide reductase MsrB has product MSHDSDDKTFPYRKDDAELRSRLTPMQYEVTQHAATERAFTGEYTDTEDAGIYKCIVCSTPLFESGAKFHSGCGWPSYFKPLNGEVIDEKLDRSHGMVRVEVRCNHCGAHLGHVFEDGPRDQTGLRYCINSAALNFESRPENE; this is encoded by the coding sequence ATGTCACACGATTCCGACGACAAGACCTTTCCGTACCGGAAGGACGACGCCGAACTCCGCAGCCGGCTCACGCCGATGCAATACGAGGTCACGCAGCATGCGGCGACCGAGCGCGCGTTCACCGGCGAATACACCGACACCGAAGACGCCGGCATCTACAAATGCATCGTCTGCAGCACGCCGCTGTTCGAATCCGGCGCCAAGTTCCACTCGGGCTGCGGCTGGCCCAGCTACTTCAAGCCGCTGAACGGCGAGGTGATCGACGAGAAGCTCGACCGCTCGCACGGCATGGTGCGCGTCGAGGTCCGCTGCAACCATTGCGGCGCGCATCTCGGCCACGTGTTCGAGGACGGCCCGCGCGACCAGACCGGATTGCGGTACTGCATCAATTCGGCTGCGTTA